In Clostridium sp. SY8519, one genomic interval encodes:
- a CDS encoding ferredoxin--nitrite reductase, protein MKRSWADRENLNQNERAKLEKDGLEILKELDRLAQMKYEDIDRFDIERMKWAGIYTQRPKNGRFLVRIKLASGELTADQADVIAGISRDFGARSIQITIRQCIQIHNLTLPDIPEVFARMQAAGLTSVEGCGDVPRNILGNPLMGIDPEERVDTQPIVRETARRLVGNPAYSNLPRKYKISISSNPHDCGFARINDVAFVPAEKEKDGVMEQGFHMYVGGGLSTDPKLAKKTGFFLRPDQVAPAAEAVAEVFREYGYREKRNHCRLKFLVEDWGIRKTEEAIERITGPLERGGTAVSGSWNRGCFFGVHPQKQEGLFYAGVHIPTGAMDAEDLAEFARLARVYGSGRMRTTNSQNLLLIDLPEQAAEALKKEPVLRKFPLQPKAFTGYCASCTGNQYCSFAPIETKKRLQTIVEALDARFPALRMPMRVNLTGCAHSCAHPQLADFGLTGGKRKVSGVSVDVFRLTVGGALGPGGAFGTTLEGWLPADTAADAIGEMVQYYLEHKKSGERFFRFVRRQGTGVFQKILNRYIAAAENA, encoded by the coding sequence ATGAAACGATCATGGGCTGACAGAGAGAATCTGAATCAGAATGAACGGGCAAAGCTGGAAAAGGACGGACTGGAGATCCTGAAGGAACTGGACCGGCTGGCGCAGATGAAGTACGAAGACATTGACAGATTTGATATCGAGCGGATGAAGTGGGCCGGAATCTATACCCAGCGGCCGAAGAACGGGCGTTTTCTGGTGCGGATCAAGCTGGCCTCCGGTGAGCTGACCGCGGACCAGGCGGATGTAATCGCCGGCATATCCAGAGATTTCGGCGCCCGTTCCATACAGATCACCATCCGTCAGTGCATACAGATCCACAATCTGACCCTGCCGGACATCCCGGAAGTCTTTGCCCGGATGCAGGCGGCAGGACTGACGTCTGTAGAAGGCTGCGGAGATGTGCCCCGGAATATCCTGGGGAATCCGCTGATGGGCATTGATCCGGAAGAGCGAGTGGACACACAGCCCATTGTGCGGGAAACAGCCCGGCGGCTGGTGGGCAATCCCGCGTACTCCAATCTGCCCCGGAAATACAAGATTTCCATTTCCTCCAATCCCCATGACTGCGGCTTTGCCCGGATCAACGATGTGGCGTTTGTGCCGGCGGAGAAAGAGAAAGACGGCGTTATGGAGCAGGGATTCCATATGTATGTGGGCGGCGGACTGTCCACAGATCCGAAACTGGCGAAAAAGACCGGATTTTTCCTGCGCCCGGATCAGGTGGCGCCGGCTGCGGAGGCTGTGGCGGAGGTATTCCGGGAGTATGGATACCGGGAAAAAAGAAACCACTGCCGGCTGAAGTTTCTGGTGGAAGACTGGGGCATCCGTAAGACAGAGGAAGCGATTGAGCGGATTACCGGACCGCTGGAGCGGGGCGGAACGGCGGTTTCCGGCAGCTGGAACCGGGGCTGCTTTTTCGGTGTGCATCCCCAGAAGCAGGAAGGGCTCTTCTATGCTGGCGTGCATATTCCGACCGGCGCCATGGACGCGGAGGATCTGGCGGAGTTTGCACGGCTGGCCCGTGTCTACGGAAGCGGCAGAATGCGGACCACCAATTCCCAGAATCTGCTGCTGATCGATCTGCCGGAGCAGGCAGCGGAGGCGCTGAAGAAAGAGCCTGTTTTGCGGAAATTCCCGCTGCAGCCGAAGGCGTTTACCGGCTACTGCGCTTCCTGCACCGGCAATCAGTACTGCAGTTTTGCGCCGATTGAGACAAAGAAACGGCTGCAGACGATCGTGGAAGCGCTGGATGCCCGGTTTCCGGCGCTGCGCATGCCCATGCGCGTGAATCTGACGGGCTGCGCCCATTCCTGTGCCCATCCCCAGCTGGCGGATTTCGGGCTTACCGGAGGGAAACGCAAAGTAAGCGGCGTGTCTGTAGATGTGTTCCGTCTGACGGTAGGCGGCGCGCTGGGACCGGGGGGAGCTTTCGGAACGACACTGGAAGGCTGGCTGCCGGCCGATACGGCAGCAGATGCCATCGGCGAAATGGTTCAGTATTATCTGGAGCATAAGAAATCCGGGGAACGGTTCTTCCGGTTTGTCCGCAGGCAGGGGACCGGGGTCTTTCAGAAAATTTTAAACCGTTATATCGCAGCAGCGGAAAACGCGTAA